A section of the Gloeobacter violaceus PCC 7421 genome encodes:
- a CDS encoding SDR family NAD(P)-dependent oxidoreductase: MFTPSAHPLCLIAGDDGRVGASLARLLAERGWKVVMLTSVHDGDGEAQPADGMERTILAPEAEQAEQVRSLQERHGPLGVFIYLHPVLPPGATAHSFISAADREPIERVFLLLRHLRSPLQRAAEAGGRGALLMVARLDGALGLGANGAFRPASGALFGLGKTLRQEWPQVFCRTVDLDPEIADEQAARHILAELHDPDITLAETGYGWQGRVTLVAAPAMVPALPAEPAAIRPESVFVVSGGGRGITARCAVEMARLYRCRFVLLGRSGLEPVPDWAWGSDEAALKRRLLAEATARGEKLSPPALESACRDLAARQEIQSTLRAIEQAGGQALYACADVTNAEAVKAAIEAATLQLGPVTGVIHGAGSLADKRLEKKTARDFAAVYGPKVEGLANLLAAVPPEQLEYLVLFSSVAAFFGNLGQADYALANEVLNKAAHRLKRLFPACRVLALNWGPWDGGMVSAELKRSFERQQIAVIPPQAGAKAFLAELATADGQPLQRIIGSPLVQPPAHIEPAARRVRIERRLNLADNPFLPDHAIAGKPVLPFTCAFAWIAAACEQVCPGYTAYCYEEARILKGIVMGSEQDHLCTLELEEIPAPTEGRLQFLAKISSRSSRGKAVFHYACRVTLARQWPDGDIKPDGLSSRPTGVDASPFYASGVLFHGPCFQGIERLLTIDADGLSLQCRLPPIDRRTQGQFPVRFHNPFALDVQLQGMLIWTHRYCHKGCLPTRVERYEQFAPMPFGEPFYVRLQVQNRGANSVTVDLTAHAAAGRILSRLHSLQGTLSERLQHQFQARSEQQLH; encoded by the coding sequence ATGTTCACTCCCTCAGCCCATCCGCTCTGTCTGATTGCTGGCGACGATGGCAGGGTCGGCGCCTCCCTGGCGCGGCTTCTGGCCGAACGGGGATGGAAGGTGGTGATGCTCACCTCGGTGCACGATGGCGATGGGGAAGCGCAGCCGGCCGACGGAATGGAGAGGACCATCCTGGCGCCCGAAGCTGAACAGGCCGAGCAGGTGCGCTCGTTGCAGGAGCGCCACGGACCCCTCGGGGTGTTTATCTATCTGCATCCGGTGCTGCCCCCAGGGGCTACTGCCCACAGCTTTATCAGCGCCGCGGACAGAGAACCGATCGAGCGGGTGTTTCTGCTGCTGCGGCATCTGAGAAGCCCTTTGCAGCGGGCGGCCGAGGCCGGAGGTCGTGGCGCACTGTTAATGGTCGCCCGCCTGGACGGGGCACTCGGCCTGGGCGCAAACGGCGCCTTCCGGCCTGCCTCAGGAGCGCTTTTTGGCCTGGGCAAAACCTTGCGCCAGGAATGGCCGCAGGTTTTCTGCCGAACTGTCGATCTCGACCCCGAGATCGCGGATGAGCAAGCTGCCCGTCACATCCTGGCGGAGTTGCACGACCCGGATATCACCCTGGCGGAGACGGGCTACGGCTGGCAAGGAAGGGTCACCCTCGTTGCCGCACCCGCCATGGTACCGGCTTTGCCGGCGGAACCCGCCGCTATTCGCCCCGAATCGGTTTTTGTGGTGAGCGGTGGGGGCAGGGGCATCACCGCCCGCTGTGCCGTCGAGATGGCCAGGCTCTACCGCTGCCGCTTCGTGCTGTTGGGCCGCTCGGGGCTTGAGCCTGTGCCCGACTGGGCCTGGGGGTCGGACGAAGCGGCTCTGAAGCGGCGGCTACTTGCTGAGGCGACCGCGCGCGGCGAGAAGCTTTCCCCGCCTGCTCTCGAATCTGCTTGCCGGGATCTAGCCGCCCGGCAGGAAATTCAATCGACTCTGCGGGCAATCGAACAGGCGGGGGGGCAGGCCCTTTACGCCTGCGCCGATGTGACGAACGCCGAGGCCGTCAAGGCGGCCATTGAAGCGGCAACGCTCCAGCTTGGCCCGGTGACGGGCGTCATCCACGGGGCGGGCAGCCTGGCCGACAAACGCCTTGAAAAAAAGACCGCCCGGGATTTCGCAGCCGTCTACGGTCCAAAAGTCGAAGGGCTTGCCAATCTGCTGGCGGCCGTGCCCCCGGAACAGCTGGAGTACCTGGTGCTTTTTTCCTCGGTGGCCGCTTTCTTCGGCAACCTGGGCCAGGCGGATTACGCCCTGGCAAACGAAGTGCTCAACAAAGCGGCCCACCGCCTCAAGCGGCTCTTCCCGGCCTGCCGGGTGCTGGCGCTCAACTGGGGGCCGTGGGACGGGGGGATGGTGAGCGCCGAACTCAAGCGTTCCTTCGAGCGCCAACAGATCGCCGTAATCCCTCCCCAGGCCGGTGCCAAAGCGTTCCTGGCCGAACTGGCCACAGCCGACGGACAGCCCCTGCAGCGGATCATCGGCAGTCCGCTGGTGCAACCCCCGGCTCACATCGAACCGGCAGCGCGCCGCGTGCGCATCGAAAGGCGGCTGAATCTGGCGGACAATCCCTTCCTGCCGGATCACGCGATCGCGGGTAAGCCCGTGTTGCCGTTTACCTGCGCTTTTGCCTGGATCGCCGCCGCCTGCGAGCAAGTGTGCCCCGGCTATACCGCCTATTGCTACGAAGAAGCCCGCATCCTCAAAGGTATCGTCATGGGCAGCGAGCAGGATCACCTTTGCACCCTGGAACTGGAGGAAATACCCGCTCCCACCGAGGGCCGGCTGCAATTTCTGGCCAAGATTTCAAGCCGGAGCAGCCGGGGCAAAGCCGTCTTTCATTACGCCTGCCGGGTGACGCTTGCGCGGCAATGGCCCGATGGCGACATCAAGCCGGACGGTCTGTCTTCCAGACCAACCGGCGTGGACGCGAGCCCGTTCTATGCAAGCGGTGTTCTCTTTCACGGCCCCTGCTTTCAGGGGATCGAGCGGCTGCTGACCATCGATGCGGACGGGCTGAGCCTGCAGTGCCGACTACCGCCCATCGACCGGCGCACCCAGGGTCAGTTTCCCGTCCGCTTCCACAACCCCTTTGCGCTCGATGTGCAGTTGCAGGGGATGCTCATCTGGACCCACAGATACTGCCACAAAGGTTGCCTGCCCACCCGGGTCGAACGTTACGAGCAGTTTGCCCCCATGCCTTTCGGCGAACCGTTCTACGTCCGTCTGCAGGTGCAAAATCGCGGCGCGAACAGCGTCACTGTCGATCTCACGGCGCACGCCGCCGCCGGCCGGATTCTCAGCCGCCTGCACAGTCTGCAAGGAACCTTGAGCGAACGTCTACAGCACCAGTTCCAGGCCCGGTCCGAGCAACAACTGCACTAA
- a CDS encoding acyl carrier protein codes for MAFIDNFDTDNPAAAGPTVACLAQCLSEILDQPLVEADLQLPLIYVGIDSLMALEFKTRILVEWGVDVPINLLFNLTSCAQLATLVQDALAEHAVVETKR; via the coding sequence ATGGCATTCATCGACAATTTCGACACGGACAACCCCGCCGCCGCCGGTCCCACGGTCGCCTGTCTGGCGCAGTGTTTGAGCGAAATTCTGGACCAACCGCTTGTCGAGGCCGATCTGCAGCTGCCGCTTATCTATGTGGGGATCGACTCTTTGATGGCTCTGGAGTTCAAGACCCGGATTCTGGTGGAGTGGGGAGTCGACGTGCCCATCAATTTGTTGTTCAACCTCACCAGCTGTGCGCAACTGGCAACTCTGGTGCAGGATGCGCTCGCTGAACATGCTGTGGTGGAAACAAAACGATGA
- a CDS encoding thioesterase II family protein, whose protein sequence is MNRHSLAAREEGKPRLRLFCLPYAGGGTSVYSTWNRRLPPEVQVCTLPFPGREQLWQEALLDRFEALIERLVGALEGRLDQPYALFGHSLGALVAFELARRLRQLYGTNPVCLFVSGRQAPHLADRLPPLHALPAGEFVEQLRRRYNGIPQAIFENPEWLRFFLPVLRADIALLETYEYTGERPFTCPICVFGGLKDSLIGIEALEAWRVHTVGAFQLQLYPGDHFFIHDDKLPLVAVIAAQLHSEGWIQGGAHAGV, encoded by the coding sequence ATGAACAGGCATTCCCTTGCTGCGCGCGAGGAGGGCAAGCCGCGCCTGCGACTATTTTGCTTGCCCTACGCCGGGGGCGGAACCTCGGTGTACAGCACCTGGAACAGGCGCCTGCCGCCGGAGGTGCAAGTGTGCACACTCCCGTTTCCCGGCCGCGAACAACTGTGGCAGGAGGCTTTGCTCGATCGCTTCGAAGCGCTCATCGAACGGCTGGTCGGGGCGCTCGAAGGCAGGCTCGACCAGCCCTACGCCCTGTTCGGCCACAGCCTCGGAGCGTTGGTGGCCTTCGAACTGGCCCGCCGCCTCCGGCAGTTGTACGGGACCAACCCCGTCTGTCTATTCGTTTCGGGGCGCCAGGCGCCGCACCTCGCCGATCGGCTCCCCCCGCTCCACGCGCTGCCTGCCGGAGAATTTGTCGAGCAACTGCGCCGCCGTTACAACGGCATCCCCCAAGCCATTTTCGAGAACCCTGAGTGGCTGCGGTTTTTTCTGCCCGTGCTGCGGGCTGATATAGCCCTGCTTGAGACCTACGAGTATACGGGCGAGCGGCCCTTCACCTGTCCCATCTGCGTCTTCGGCGGCCTTAAGGACAGTCTCATCGGCATCGAAGCGTTAGAAGCCTGGCGCGTCCACACGGTTGGCGCCTTCCAATTGCAGCTGTATCCCGGCGATCACTTTTTTATCCATGACGACAAACTGCCGCTGGTTGCGGTGATCGCCGCACAATTGCACAGCGAAGGTTGGATCCAAGGAGGGGCCCATGCCGGAGTATGA
- a CDS encoding 4'-phosphopantetheinyl transferase family protein, which yields MPEYDRSLWRPAPRQPGLGADDVHVWRACLMQPDARVLELVETLSEDERHRAERYRFVGDKRRFIVARGLLRRILRCYLEIPAAQIRFSYGIKGKPALALPGCTLQFNLSHSREVVLIALTLRRDIGIDLELVRSLAAMDQMAERFFSAHEKQMLGVLAPLERQETFFRFWACKEAYIKACGKGLALALDQFDVAIEPDGGVSLLANRQERDAHPGHWAIRQIEPGKNYVAAVAVGDAAWNLRCWQWQDDHFNWEEDCHQDSCQTYDE from the coding sequence ATGCCGGAGTATGACCGCAGCCTGTGGCGTCCGGCCCCCAGACAACCCGGTCTGGGCGCAGACGACGTGCACGTCTGGCGCGCCTGTCTGATGCAGCCGGACGCGCGCGTGCTGGAACTGGTCGAAACGCTCTCCGAGGACGAGCGCCACCGCGCCGAGCGCTACCGCTTTGTGGGGGATAAAAGGCGCTTTATCGTCGCTCGGGGGCTGTTGCGCCGGATCCTCCGTTGCTACCTGGAGATCCCCGCCGCTCAGATCCGCTTCAGCTATGGCATCAAGGGCAAACCGGCTCTGGCTTTGCCCGGGTGTACCCTGCAATTCAACCTCTCCCATTCGCGGGAAGTGGTGCTGATCGCCCTCACCCTGCGCCGGGATATCGGCATCGATCTCGAGCTGGTGCGTTCTTTAGCAGCAATGGATCAGATGGCCGAGCGGTTCTTCTCCGCCCACGAGAAGCAAATGCTGGGGGTGCTGGCGCCGCTTGAGCGACAGGAAACTTTTTTTCGCTTCTGGGCCTGCAAAGAAGCCTACATCAAGGCGTGCGGCAAGGGATTGGCCTTGGCCCTCGATCAGTTCGACGTGGCGATCGAACCAGACGGTGGCGTAAGCTTACTGGCCAATCGACAGGAGCGGGATGCTCATCCCGGGCATTGGGCCATCCGGCAAATCGAGCCTGGCAAGAACTACGTGGCGGCGGTGGCGGTCGGCGACGCCGCCTGGAACCTCCGCTGCTGGCAGTGGCAGGACGATCATTTCAATTGGGAGGAAGACTGCCACCAGGATTCCTGCCAGACCTACGACGAGTGA
- a CDS encoding beta-ketoacyl-[acyl-carrier-protein] synthase family protein codes for MPIVGSGYAVTGIGLATPMGCEAQTVWNHLSQGRPLFGKDCPGAGAGRVDDHHIERRIPARHAQKLDRFTMLAMIAGENALADSHFEIAPENCYRVGLVVGNSTGGWTFLEPTMQALYSEGMKAVNSYTATAWFPTAAQGEISIHHRIGGYSKTVCADRLSAGFALELASVAVERGRVEAVVVGGTEAPLSDFVLNAYAGAGCLSPSGCYAPFEETADGRLLAEGSAMLVLELSPAAAARGAKVHCEILAIAGGDDLAQAMRSCLHSAGVSPEAVDYIVLDAFGTPQRDDEEYRAIGEVFANHAQLRMSAPKSMYGDLVGAGVAMDVIIACMSIERQAVLPTAGTPARVKSPPVGRHVVGRPEAAPIRYALVNARDEAGRSLALLLAKPT; via the coding sequence ATGCCTATTGTTGGTAGTGGATATGCAGTCACGGGAATTGGCCTGGCAACCCCCATGGGTTGCGAAGCGCAAACCGTTTGGAATCATCTGTCCCAGGGCCGGCCGCTGTTCGGCAAAGACTGTCCCGGCGCCGGTGCGGGCAGAGTTGACGACCACCATATCGAGCGCCGCATACCGGCCCGGCACGCACAAAAGCTCGATCGCTTCACGATGCTGGCGATGATTGCCGGCGAAAACGCTCTGGCGGACTCCCACTTTGAGATTGCGCCGGAGAACTGCTACCGCGTCGGTCTGGTTGTGGGCAACAGCACAGGCGGATGGACTTTCCTGGAACCGACGATGCAGGCCCTTTACAGCGAAGGCATGAAGGCGGTCAATTCTTACACCGCCACCGCCTGGTTTCCGACCGCGGCGCAGGGAGAAATTTCGATCCACCATAGGATCGGCGGTTACAGCAAGACGGTGTGTGCCGATCGCCTCAGTGCCGGTTTTGCCCTGGAATTGGCGAGCGTCGCCGTTGAACGCGGCCGGGTGGAAGCTGTCGTCGTCGGAGGCACGGAGGCTCCCCTCAGCGATTTTGTGCTAAATGCCTACGCGGGTGCGGGCTGCCTCTCGCCATCGGGCTGCTACGCGCCTTTTGAGGAAACCGCCGACGGCAGGCTGCTGGCTGAAGGTTCCGCCATGCTGGTGTTGGAGTTGAGTCCCGCCGCTGCGGCGAGGGGGGCAAAGGTGCACTGCGAAATCCTGGCCATCGCCGGGGGGGACGATCTTGCCCAAGCGATGCGCTCGTGCCTGCACAGCGCGGGGGTCTCCCCCGAAGCGGTGGACTATATCGTGCTCGATGCTTTCGGTACCCCGCAAAGGGATGACGAGGAATACCGCGCCATCGGCGAAGTGTTTGCCAACCACGCCCAACTGCGTATGAGCGCCCCGAAATCCATGTACGGGGATCTCGTCGGGGCGGGCGTGGCCATGGATGTGATCATCGCTTGCATGAGCATCGAACGGCAGGCAGTCCTGCCCACCGCCGGCACTCCTGCGCGCGTCAAATCACCGCCCGTCGGCCGCCATGTCGTCGGCCGCCCCGAGGCGGCACCCATCCGCTACGCACTGGTAAACGCCAGGGACGAAGCCGGCAGAAGCCTGGCCCTATTGCTCGCTAAACCGACGTGA
- a CDS encoding beta-ketoacyl-[acyl-carrier-protein] synthase family protein, protein MLPARRVVVTGMGTVNPIGKSVNEFWENCCKGVSGVKVVSDFAIADSQSQIAGVVEDFDFWEYFPQNDLLGVDRSCIFALVAAKEALESAGLGESFLKSLSPGKCRLLMSTAAAQIASMEKDFLASLGDETLALHRPRATPGVVHFNATAKTLANQFGIPGECLTVTTGCTGALDAMGYAMDLIRLGKMDLAVVGGAEAPITPICMAAFSKIGATTSRNAEPQKASRPFDMGRDGFVLAEGSGMLVIEALDHALLRGAPIFAELGGYGSLNNFYHMTKMPENGLQLAQSARTAIEDAGISPDEIDSINAHGSSTPQNDIAEANAYWRLFQERTPTIPVTCIKSHIGHTLAASSAIEVIASIMSMRTGIVPPTINLVKQDSRCMLDVVADEPRRASVRCTLKTSSGFSGIHSSLVIRKFEHRN, encoded by the coding sequence ATGTTGCCAGCTAGAAGGGTGGTTGTGACGGGTATGGGAACTGTGAATCCCATCGGCAAAAGTGTGAACGAGTTCTGGGAAAACTGTTGCAAGGGGGTCTCAGGTGTCAAAGTCGTGTCGGATTTTGCGATAGCGGACAGCCAGAGCCAAATTGCGGGAGTCGTCGAGGACTTCGATTTTTGGGAATATTTTCCCCAGAACGATTTACTCGGAGTTGACCGCAGCTGCATTTTTGCACTGGTGGCGGCAAAGGAGGCCCTCGAATCGGCCGGGCTTGGAGAATCCTTCCTAAAATCTTTGTCTCCGGGCAAATGCAGACTGCTGATGTCGACGGCCGCTGCCCAGATCGCAAGCATGGAAAAAGATTTCTTGGCTTCCCTTGGCGACGAGACGCTCGCTCTGCATCGCCCCCGCGCCACCCCTGGAGTCGTTCACTTTAATGCCACAGCAAAGACGTTGGCAAATCAGTTCGGGATTCCGGGGGAATGCCTGACCGTGACGACCGGTTGCACAGGAGCGCTCGACGCCATGGGTTACGCCATGGACTTGATCCGGCTCGGCAAGATGGACCTGGCCGTTGTCGGCGGCGCCGAAGCGCCGATCACGCCCATCTGTATGGCGGCTTTCAGCAAAATCGGGGCCACCACCAGCCGCAACGCCGAACCACAGAAGGCGAGCCGTCCGTTTGACATGGGCCGGGACGGCTTTGTCCTGGCCGAGGGCAGCGGCATGTTGGTGATCGAAGCTCTAGATCATGCCTTGCTGCGGGGAGCCCCAATCTTCGCGGAACTGGGCGGCTACGGAAGTTTGAACAACTTTTACCACATGACCAAAATGCCCGAAAACGGTCTGCAGCTTGCGCAGTCCGCCCGCACAGCCATAGAAGACGCTGGCATTTCTCCCGATGAGATCGACTCAATCAATGCCCACGGTTCTTCCACGCCCCAGAACGACATTGCCGAAGCCAACGCTTACTGGCGTCTGTTTCAAGAACGCACCCCGACGATCCCCGTCACCTGCATCAAGTCCCACATCGGTCACACATTGGCAGCGTCGAGCGCCATCGAAGTGATCGCTTCGATTATGTCTATGCGGACTGGGATCGTTCCTCCCACCATCAACCTGGTCAAACAGGACTCGCGGTGCATGCTCGATGTCGTCGCCGACGAGCCGAGGCGGGCATCCGTCCGGTGCACTTTGAAGACCAGCAGCGGATTTTCCGGCATCCATTCGAGCCTGGTCATCCGCAAATTCGAGCACAGAAATTAA
- a CDS encoding acyl carrier protein has protein sequence MSFEDMLFALGQMKIATQGLTPSSKLGKDVGMDSLELVDLQCILEKMYGLDIPSRVFEEDLCLGNVVEQVNAQLNGSTKSQAPLAKR, from the coding sequence ATGAGTTTTGAAGATATGCTGTTTGCCCTTGGGCAAATGAAGATTGCAACCCAAGGGCTGACCCCTTCCTCGAAGCTGGGAAAAGACGTTGGAATGGACTCGTTAGAACTCGTAGATCTCCAGTGTATTCTCGAAAAGATGTATGGCCTCGATATACCCTCGCGGGTGTTCGAAGAAGATCTCTGTCTCGGGAATGTTGTGGAGCAGGTGAATGCTCAGCTAAATGGTTCGACAAAATCGCAAGCCCCGCTTGCGAAGCGCTGA
- a CDS encoding MarR family winged helix-turn-helix transcriptional regulator, with protein sequence MRLLEISDLTKERLKNTLEGYGVSIGEFTLMLLLFRSLRHGASPSYFADKTKFSRAEVTRLLKRLEQEGFVQREYQKTDKRVVLVRLLTKGQTLIEILLPQYYREIEKLFSNLSSGDRQRLGELVILITRGNA encoded by the coding sequence TTGCGACTGCTCGAAATTTCAGATTTGACAAAGGAGAGACTAAAAAACACGCTCGAGGGCTACGGGGTATCTATTGGAGAATTTACGCTCATGCTGCTGTTATTTAGAAGCCTCAGACATGGAGCTTCTCCCTCTTATTTTGCAGACAAAACTAAATTCTCACGAGCGGAAGTCACCCGTCTTTTAAAACGGCTTGAGCAGGAAGGTTTTGTCCAAAGAGAGTATCAGAAAACCGACAAGCGGGTCGTGCTTGTGCGTTTGTTGACTAAGGGGCAGACGTTGATAGAGATATTGCTCCCTCAGTACTACCGAGAAATTGAAAAATTATTTTCCAATCTGAGCAGCGGCGATAGACAACGCCTGGGAGAACTGGTGATCTTGATCACCAGAGGAAACGCATAA
- a CDS encoding LysR family transcriptional regulator, whose protein sequence is MNFEQLRVFVAVAEHLNFTRAAEKLSLSQPAVSSAVAALETYYKVPLFNRMGRRIELTNSGQLLLTEAHKVIQEITTIESKLRETKSLQRGELYIGSSQTVASWWLPPQLQRFRQQYPKVQLKVVSGNTEEIGEWVAAGQVDIGLVEREVRNKSLTFNAIGGDKMAFVVGKQHPLWERTNIGLDELKSTRWVLRESGSDVRKFFEYLCFTHNIDADKLDIALELPNCAMTKRAAEVGAGVALLSVPLVEKEIKWGALRSLNTVLKPVMERNFYLISRNSQVTSPAVKAFSSLVRQSTPVNV, encoded by the coding sequence ATGAATTTTGAACAGCTTAGGGTGTTCGTAGCTGTTGCTGAGCATCTAAACTTTACCCGTGCAGCAGAGAAACTTTCCCTCTCGCAGCCGGCGGTTAGTTCGGCGGTAGCGGCCCTCGAAACGTACTACAAGGTTCCTCTGTTTAATCGAATGGGCAGGCGAATCGAGCTGACAAACTCGGGACAGCTTTTGTTGACTGAAGCCCACAAAGTCATTCAAGAAATCACGACGATCGAAAGCAAACTCCGCGAAACCAAAAGCTTGCAAAGGGGAGAACTGTACATTGGCAGCAGTCAGACAGTAGCAAGCTGGTGGCTGCCGCCGCAACTGCAAAGATTCCGTCAGCAATATCCGAAAGTGCAACTCAAAGTGGTTTCTGGCAACACAGAAGAAATCGGCGAGTGGGTTGCGGCAGGCCAGGTTGACATCGGCCTGGTTGAGCGGGAGGTTCGAAACAAGTCATTGACCTTCAATGCGATTGGAGGCGACAAGATGGCATTTGTTGTCGGCAAACAACATCCTTTGTGGGAGCGAACGAATATCGGGCTGGACGAGCTGAAAAGCACGCGATGGGTATTGCGTGAGTCTGGCTCGGATGTCCGAAAATTTTTCGAATACCTGTGTTTTACCCACAACATCGACGCCGACAAACTCGACATCGCTCTCGAATTGCCCAATTGCGCGATGACGAAAAGAGCTGCGGAAGTTGGAGCTGGGGTGGCGCTGCTGTCGGTGCCCTTGGTCGAGAAAGAAATCAAATGGGGTGCCCTTCGCAGCCTGAATACGGTTTTGAAGCCAGTGATGGAACGCAATTTTTATTTGATTAGCCGCAATAGCCAGGTCACGTCACCGGCCGTCAAGGCATTTTCTTCGTTGGTGCGTCAGAGCACCCCGGTCAATGTATAG
- a CDS encoding putative quinol monooxygenase, whose protein sequence is MTQPLTLFARFRARPGLERQLSASLKALVAPTREEPGCIEYVLHRSTEDPCVYQLYENWRSQADFDAHLAMPYLKAMLAESPAWLAEPLEIRFFERIR, encoded by the coding sequence ATGACACAACCGCTGACCCTCTTCGCCCGATTCCGGGCCCGGCCCGGTCTGGAGCGGCAGTTGAGCGCATCGCTCAAAGCGCTGGTCGCCCCAACCCGCGAAGAACCCGGATGCATCGAATATGTCCTGCACCGCTCGACAGAGGATCCCTGTGTGTACCAGCTCTATGAGAACTGGCGGTCGCAGGCCGATTTCGACGCCCACCTGGCCATGCCGTATCTCAAAGCGATGCTCGCCGAGAGCCCGGCCTGGCTTGCCGAACCCCTCGAGATTCGTTTTTTCGAGCGCATCCGCTAG
- a CDS encoding SDR family NAD(P)-dependent oxidoreductase yields the protein MNRIANTAQIQSAPPVFARPLENKVAIVTGASSGIGRATALELARRGAKVVASARRVGPTLELVEAIRAEGHEATFVQADVTDEAYVERLVAEAIATYGKLDIAFNNAGTEGVFAPLLEQTKETYDLVFDANVRSVFYSMKHQAQAMLCAGGGVIVNNASMGGVIGFENAALYIATKHAVLGMTKSAALEWYRRGVRVNAICPGIIDTPFQDRIWPSTEAKNSFANATVAGRAGTAEEMAKVVAFLVSEDASFVSGHGLLADGGYSIA from the coding sequence ATGAACCGCATCGCGAACACTGCCCAGATTCAAAGTGCACCGCCCGTCTTTGCCCGCCCCCTTGAGAACAAGGTGGCCATCGTCACGGGAGCAAGTTCCGGCATCGGACGGGCCACCGCCCTCGAACTGGCGCGCCGGGGAGCCAAAGTGGTCGCCAGTGCCCGGCGCGTCGGGCCTACCCTCGAACTGGTGGAAGCGATCCGCGCCGAAGGCCACGAGGCGACTTTCGTGCAGGCGGACGTCACCGACGAAGCCTACGTCGAGCGCCTCGTAGCTGAGGCAATAGCGACCTACGGTAAGCTGGATATCGCCTTCAACAACGCCGGCACCGAGGGGGTCTTCGCCCCCTTGCTCGAACAGACCAAAGAGACTTACGACCTTGTCTTCGACGCCAATGTGCGCAGCGTGTTCTATTCGATGAAGCACCAGGCGCAGGCGATGCTCTGCGCGGGAGGAGGGGTCATCGTCAATAACGCCTCGATGGGTGGCGTCATCGGCTTTGAGAATGCCGCGCTGTACATCGCCACCAAGCACGCGGTGCTGGGCATGACCAAGAGCGCCGCCCTCGAGTGGTACCGCCGGGGCGTGCGCGTCAACGCCATCTGCCCAGGCATCATCGACACGCCCTTCCAGGACCGCATCTGGCCGAGCACCGAAGCCAAAAACAGTTTCGCCAACGCGACGGTCGCCGGCCGGGCCGGCACGGCCGAAGAGATGGCCAAAGTGGTCGCTTTCCTGGTTTCAGAGGACGCTTCGTTTGTCTCCGGCCACGGCCTGCTCGCTGACGGCGGGTACTCCATTGCTTGA
- a CDS encoding quinone oxidoreductase family protein yields the protein MRVVQFRVFGGSEVLEVADAVLPQPHRGEIAVDVRYAGVNFADIMLRRGALAGTPLPTVPGLEVAGTVAEIGPGVSGFAYGEPVAAFSWTPGKAMGGYAQRVVLDSRLAVPLRRAERELRYEEGAGFACAAVTAYQLLADVARLRPGETVLVQSAAGGVGSLAVQFARALGAARIFGVVGSASKTEAALAAGCDRVVLREGWIEAVRSFTGGRGVDIALESVGGDSLAACLQVLAPFGRVAYFGDASGSGPISLPAFDLWFGTKGVLGYNIGGLAAASPESWNGAANRAIELIANGAVRLAPTRIYPLERAAEAQHALETRASTGKMLLQVTS from the coding sequence ATGCGCGTCGTTCAGTTTCGCGTTTTCGGAGGATCTGAGGTGCTCGAAGTCGCCGATGCGGTGCTCCCGCAACCCCACCGCGGCGAAATCGCGGTGGATGTCCGCTACGCGGGCGTCAATTTCGCCGACATCATGTTGCGGCGGGGTGCCCTTGCGGGCACGCCGTTGCCCACAGTGCCCGGACTCGAAGTCGCCGGCACCGTCGCCGAGATTGGGCCCGGGGTGAGCGGATTTGCTTACGGCGAGCCGGTTGCGGCCTTTTCATGGACACCCGGCAAAGCGATGGGCGGCTATGCGCAGCGGGTTGTGCTCGACTCCCGTCTCGCCGTGCCGCTGCGCAGGGCCGAGCGGGAACTTAGATACGAAGAAGGGGCCGGCTTTGCCTGCGCCGCCGTCACCGCTTACCAGTTGCTGGCTGATGTTGCCCGCCTGCGACCGGGCGAAACCGTGCTCGTCCAATCCGCCGCCGGCGGGGTGGGATCGCTTGCGGTCCAGTTCGCCCGCGCCCTCGGTGCTGCGCGTATTTTCGGTGTGGTCGGCTCTGCGTCTAAAACAGAAGCCGCCCTGGCCGCCGGTTGCGACCGGGTTGTGCTGCGCGAAGGCTGGATAGAAGCGGTACGCTCGTTCACCGGCGGCCGGGGCGTGGACATCGCGCTTGAGAGCGTCGGGGGCGACAGCCTGGCTGCTTGTTTGCAAGTGCTCGCCCCGTTCGGGCGCGTCGCGTATTTCGGCGACGCTTCCGGGTCCGGTCCGATTTCTCTGCCGGCGTTTGACCTGTGGTTCGGGACAAAGGGCGTGCTCGGATACAACATTGGCGGACTCGCCGCCGCTTCGCCCGAAAGTTGGAACGGTGCGGCCAATCGCGCCATCGAACTGATCGCCAACGGCGCGGTGCGGCTTGCGCCGACGCGGATCTACCCGCTGGAGCGGGCGGCCGAGGCCCAGCATGCCCTCGAAACGCGCGCCTCGACCGGCAAGATGTTGCTCCAGGTCACAAGCTGA